Part of the Herpetosiphonaceae bacterium genome is shown below.
CATCTGCTCCAGAATCCCGGCCTGATGCAGACGCTTGGCTACTCGCAGACGCTGATCGGCAACGATCGCGACTTCCTGGCGACGCAGGTCGCCTACAAGCTGAACCTGCGCGGCCCCTGCTTCACCGTCCAGACCGCCTGCTCGACCTCGCTGGTCGCGGTGCATCTGGCCTGCCAGGGGTTGATCAACGGCGAGTGCGATCTGGCGCTGGCTGGCGGCGTTGCGATCAATGTCCTGCTTCAGGACGGCTATGTCTACGAGGAGGGCGGCATTCTCTCGCCCGACGGCTATTGCCGCGCCTTTGACGCGCAGGCGCAGGGCACCGTCGCCGGAAACGGCCTGGGGCTGGTGGTGCTCAAGCGGCTTGAAGCAGCGCTCGACGATGGCGATCAGATCCTGGCCGTGATCCGTGGCACCGCGATCAACAACGACGGCGCGCACAAGATCGGCTACACCGCGCCCAGCATCCAGGGCCAGGCCCAGGTGATTGCCGACGCGCTGGCAGTGGCCGATGTCGCGCCCGAAACCATCGGCTATGTCGAGACGCATGGCACGGGCACGCCGCTGGGCGATCCGATCGAGATAGCCGCGCTGACGGAGGCGTTTCATAGCCAGCGGCGGCAGTTCTGCGCGATCGGCTCGATCAAAACCAACCTCGGCCATCTCGATGTGGCCGCCGGAATCGCCGGGCTGATCAAGGCGACGCTGGCAATCCATCATGGTCGGCTTCCGCCCAGCCTGCACTTCACGCGGCCCAACCCGCAGATCGATTTTGCCAACAGCCCATTTTATGTCAACACCAGGCTGCAAGCGTGGCCGCAGGGAGTCACGCCGCGCCGCGCGGGTGTGAGTTCGTTCGGCATCGGCGGCACGAACGCGCATGTGGTGCTCGAAGAGGCACCGCCGCGCAAGGAGCCGGAACCGTCAGCCGACGCGCAAGTGCTGGTGCTCTCTGCCAGAACACCGGCAGCGCTGGAGCGCGCGACCGATCGGCTGGTCGAGCATCTACGAACGCATCCAGAGCAGCGGCTGGCCGACGTTGCCTATACCTTGCAGGTTGGACGACGCGCCTGGCCGTACCGCCGCATGCTGGTGTGCCACGGCCACGACGACGCGATCGAGGCGCTGGCGACCAACGACCCCGCGCGCGTGCTGACCAATCTGGTGGAGCAGCCGAGCCGCCCCGTGGTGTTTATGTTTCCGGGCCAGGGCGCGCAATACGCCGAGATGACCGCAGAGCTGTATCAGGCCGAGCCGACGTTTCGGGCACAGGTCGATCGCTGCGCACAGCGGCTCAGGCACTACCTCGACTTCGACCTTCAGCGCGTGCTCTATCCCGGCGCTGCCGCTGCGACGCCGCACCTGGATCAGACCGAGATCGCGCAGCCCGCGCTCTTTGTGATCGCATACGCCGTCGCCCGCATGCTGATGGCCTGGGGTATTCGTCCGGCGGCCATGATCGGCCACAGCCTGGGCGAGTACGTCGCCGCGACCCTGGCGGGCGTGCTCTCGCTCGACGATGCGCTGCGGCTGGTCGTCGCGCGCGGACGGCTGATGCAGACGCTCCCGCCCGGCGGGATGCTCTCGGCGGCGCTCTCGGAGCAGCAGGCGCAGCGCTTCATCGACGCGGAGATCGCGCTGGCTGCGGTCAATGGCCCGGCGCTCTGCGTCTTCTCAGGCACGCTGAGCGCAATCGAGCGCTTGGAGCAGCAGCTCACGGTCCAGGGCATCGAGTGCCGTCGGCTGCACACGTCGCGCGCGTTCCACTCGCCGCAGATGGAGCCGATCGTCGAGCCCCTCAAGGCCGAACTGAGCCAGATCGCGCTCAAGCCGCCGAAGCTGCCCTACCTCTCCAACGTCACCGGCACCTGGATCACAGCGGCGGAGGCGACCGATCCCGACTACTGGACGCGCCATCTCTGCCAGACGGTGCGCTTCGGCGCGGGCGTCGAGGTGCTGGCGCACGATCCCGACCGTCTGCTGCTGGAGGTCGGGCCGGGACGCACGCTGACCACGATCGTCAGGCAGGCGACGGGGC
Proteins encoded:
- a CDS encoding beta-ketoacyl synthase N-terminal-like domain-containing protein, coding for MSDPADAIAIIAVAGRFPGADSPEQLWERICAGTELITRPSRAELARQGANPAWLEQPNYVAAGGLIDGIDLFDAPFFTFTPREAERTDPQHRLFLECAWEALERAGYDSETFPGRIGLYAGERANSYLLSHLLQNPGLMQTLGYSQTLIGNDRDFLATQVAYKLNLRGPCFTVQTACSTSLVAVHLACQGLINGECDLALAGGVAINVLLQDGYVYEEGGILSPDGYCRAFDAQAQGTVAGNGLGLVVLKRLEAALDDGDQILAVIRGTAINNDGAHKIGYTAPSIQGQAQVIADALAVADVAPETIGYVETHGTGTPLGDPIEIAALTEAFHSQRRQFCAIGSIKTNLGHLDVAAGIAGLIKATLAIHHGRLPPSLHFTRPNPQIDFANSPFYVNTRLQAWPQGVTPRRAGVSSFGIGGTNAHVVLEEAPPRKEPEPSADAQVLVLSARTPAALERATDRLVEHLRTHPEQRLADVAYTLQVGRRAWPYRRMLVCHGHDDAIEALATNDPARVLTNLVEQPSRPVVFMFPGQGAQYAEMTAELYQAEPTFRAQVDRCAQRLRHYLDFDLQRVLYPGAAAATPHLDQTEIAQPALFVIAYAVARMLMAWGIRPAAMIGHSLGEYVAATLAGVLSLDDALRLVVARGRLMQTLPPGGMLSAALSEQQAQRFIDAEIALAAVNGPALCVFSGTLSAIERLEQQLTVQGIECRRLHTSRAFHSPQMEPIVEPLKAELSQIALKPPKLPYLSNVTGTWITAAEATDPDYWTRHLCQTVRFGAGVEVLAHDPDRLLLEVGPGRTLTTIVRQATGRLVLPTIRHPQDRQSDLTFLRATLGKLWLSGASVSWSAAAAPERRRVLLPTYPFERQRYWLDSQPTEAAREQPGSAAIDAASPPAAPGVQHPRPMLLNSYVAPRNAIEQQICAIWQELFGIDQVGVHDNFFELGGHSLIGTQVIARLRDVFALDLPLRSFYEHATVAELGEIVERLFLEQLEQLPEDQAQDLLARLFQSDD